Sequence from the Candidatus Edwardsbacteria bacterium RifOxyA12_full_54_48 genome:
CACCACCGACGCCATGCAGACCATCGACCGGATAGTGGACGTCTTCCCGCCCCACCAGCAGACCCAGGTCCGGATGCAGCTTTCGGGCAACCTGCTGGGCATCATCTCCCAGGTGCTGCTGAAGCGGGCCGACGGCAACGGGCGGGTGATGGCCTACGAGATCATGATGGTCAACAGCGCCATCCGGAACCTGATCCGGGAGGCCAAGACCTCCCAGATACCATCGGCCATCCAGATGGGCATGAAGCAGGGGATGACCACCCTCAACCATTCCCTGGCCGACCTGGTGCGGCGCAAGATCGTCACTCCGGAAGAGGCCTTCAGCCACACCGATAACCAGGAAGACCTGAAAGCCATCCTGGCCCGGCCGGGGCCGGCGGCGCCGGCCCCCGCAAAGTAACAATAAGAACGCATCCATATTTTCGCAAGGCTGGTGAAGTTATCAGCCTTGCGTTTTGGCTTAAAGGGTAGGAAATGAAAGCTTCCCGCTACAACCACATCGTCTGGCGCCGCAACCTGCCGCAGCTGCTGTACAATTCCTGGCACCACCGGTTTTTGGAATTGGACAACTCCCAGTCGGCGGTCTACGGAGGGCTGTCTCTGCCCCTGACCTATAACCTGATCAACCAGAAGGATCCGTCGGTAGCCAAACTGATGGCCGGGCTGGCCAAAATGGAATTCCTGATAGATGATAACCGCGACGAGCTGAAACAGATCGAGCTGCTGAGCCAGCTGCACCGTTTCGACCGCAGCCGGCTGGAGCTGTGGATATGCCCCACCACCCGCTGCGACCAGAACTGCCCCGGCTGTCCCCATCAGGACAGCCGTTCCGACCTGTCGGCCTTAGGCCTGGAGAAGATATTCCGGCTGATCTCCGGGCGGACGCCGGGCCTGAAGCAGCTGGGCATCAACTGGTGGGGCGGCCAGCCGGCCCTGGCCTGGAAGATGGTGCTGGAGTTCGATAAAAAACTGGACTTGCTGGCGCGGCAATTTGGCTTCGAATATTCCTACCGCACCATCGGCAGCGGCGGCGGCCCGGCCAATCGATTGACCGCCCTTTCCCGGGAGAACGAATTATATCTGAATATCGAATCGGTCGATCTTGACAACCTGCCTGCAGCCCCGACTGTTCTGCTGGGGGACATCGCCGGCATCTCAAAAAGAAAGGATCAACTTCCCCGGGGATCACGGATCAGATTCATAAAAAATATCCCCGGGGGGGAACTCTGCCGGAATGTCAACCAATTGTGCCACAGCGCGCCAAATCTGGAGGACGAGGAGGTGGGGGAGATCAACCGCCTGCTGGAAGCCGGCTTCACGGTTGAGAACCTGCCCCGCCCAAAACTGGTGTCCTGCCAGGCAACCGACCCCCAAAGCTTCATAATCGACGCCGCCGGGAACAGCTATAAATGCTGGGAGGATCTAGGCGTTCCGGAGAAAATGCTGGCGGAGAATACCGATGATCCGCTGGCCCCCCAGAATTTCCGCTGGCTGGACTGGGACCCTTACCACGAGGCCCACTGCCGGCTGTGTAATATACTGCCCTGGTGCCTGGGCGGCTGCCGGGCCAGGCCGCCGGATGCCGACTGCAGCCAGTGGCACTATGCCCTTAGAGAGATGCTGTCCCTGGCCGCGGCGGCCAATCAGAAGGGGGCCTGAAAATTTTCAGGCCCCCTTCTTTCATCCCCCGGTCATTTCCCCTTGTCCATCAAAGCCAGGTAGGTCTTCACCCGGATGTTATTGGGATCGATCTCCAGGCACTTATCCCACTGCTGGCGGGCCAGCTCCTTCTGGTCGTCCTTCAGATAGGCCACCCCCAGCAGGATCATGGCCTCGATGTAATTGGGGTTGGAGGACAGGATGATCTCTATCTCGTCTATGGTCTTGTGAAAATTGTTCAGGCTCAGATAGCTCTTGGCCAGCCGGAGCCGGATGTCGGGGTAATGGGGATTGATGCTCAGGGCCTTGCCGAATTCCTCCACCGCCTCGTAATGATAACCGATATCGCTGTAGGTGATCCCCAGCTTGGTGTGGGTCTCGGCCAGCCGGTTGCGGATGCTGAGGGTCAGCCCGTCCTTGATATCCTCGGCCTCCGAGGCCTTGTTGAAGTATTTGACCGCCTCCTCATAGCGCCCCAGTTCGTTCAGGCTGATGGCCAGGTTCAGGTAGGCCTCCACATAGCGGGGATTGAGCTCGATGGCGGCATGAAAGGACTTGACCGCCTCCTCGAACTGTCCGTTGAAATGGTAGGACATTCCCAGCTGGTTGTGGAGGTCCGGAAACTTGGGCGAAAGTTTTATCGCCCGCTTCAATTCCTGGCTGGCCTCTCCATAGCGGCCCTTGGAGAAGAGTTCCAGGCCTGACTTGTAGTGTTGTTCGGTTTCGAATTCCATTTTCACCTCTTCGGGATGGTTTATCGTCAAAGGCTCCGGATGCAGATAATGTCATAAATGTAACCCAAAAACCTGAAATTATCAAGAAGTATTTTCAATCGCTGATGTTTTCCTTGGTGAAATCGGCGCCAAAATGGATTATAATCATAAGATGGCAAATATAATACGAAAGGCGCTATGCTTAACGAACTTCAGATAACCCGGGTTATTACCAGCGAACTGGGGCTTCAGGTTTTCCAGGTAAGCAACACCCTGGAACTATTTAACCAGGGGGCCACCGTCCCCTTCATCGCCCGCTACCGCAAGGAAAGGACCGGGCTGCTGGACGAGGTCCAGATCCGCAATATCCGAGACCGCTTCGATTACATCAAGGAACTGGAGGAGCGCCGGGACGCCATCCTCAAAAGCATCGAAGAGCAGGGCAAGCTCAGCGAAGGGCTAAAAGCCAAGATCGAGGCCTGCCTGGTAAAACAGGAGCTGGAGGATCTTTACCTGCCCTACAAGCCCAAACGGAAGACCAAGGGCATGGCGGCCAAGGAAAAAGGACTGGAGCCGCTGGCCGTGGAGCTGTGGCTGCAGGGAGAAAGCATCGTCCCGGAAAAACTGGCCCAAAAGTATATCAATCCCGAATTGGGCATCAGCAATATAAAGGAAGCTCTGGAGGGAGCCAAATATATCATCTCCGAGCTGATAGCCGACGATGCCGAGGTCCGCAAATTCATCCGGGAGATCACCCTGGCCAGGGGCATCCTGACCTCGCGGGTAAAAGAGGACTTCCGAGAGCAGAAGACCAAATTCAACCAATACTATGATTTCAAGGAGCCGCTTAAAAGCATCCCCTCCCACCGCTTTCTGGCCATCATCCGCGGCGAGAACGAGGAGGTGCTGACGGCAGGCCTGGAGGCCCCGGCCGTTGAGATAGATGAATATCTGCTGAAAAAGTTCCTGCGGAATGGCTCCTATGCCCAGGCGGTCTTTTTGACCGAGGTCATCGGCTTCGCCTACCGGGTCTATTTGAGCAGTTCGATTGAAGTGGAACTGCGTTCGGAGATCAAGGAGAAATCGGACATCGAGGCCATAAAAGTGTTCGCCGAGAACCTGCGGAATCTTCTGCTGGCCCCGCCGGCCGGCTCCAGGGCCATAATGGGAATAGACCCCGGACTGCGCACCGGATGTAAGATAGCGGTGTTGGATGATACCGGGAAATTTTTAGAATACGCCACCGTCTTTCCCCATGGCTCCGCCCGCCAAAGACAGGAAGCGGGAGCAACGCTGGCCGCCCTGGCCCAAAAGTATAAGATGGAACTGGCGGCCATCGGCAACGGCACCGCCTCCCGCGAGACCGATGCCTTCGTTCGGGAGATGATCCAAGGGAACCAGGAGGTCAAGCTCCAGCCGGTGGTGGTCAGCGAGTCCGGAGCCTCGGTATATTCGGCCTCGGATCTCGCCCGGGAGGAATTTCCCGACCTGGATGTCTCGGTGCGGGGAGCCATCTCCATCGCCAGAAGATTGCAGGACCCGCTGGCCGAGCTGGTGAAGATCGATCCCAAATCCATCGGGGTGGGGCAGTACCAGCACGACGTCAACCAGCCCAAGCTCAGGCAGGCCCTGCACGAAACGGTGGAGTCCTGCGTCAACTTCGTTGGCGTGGACCTGAACACCGCCTCATATTCCCTGCTGGCATACGTCTCCGGCCTGAGCCAGGCCATGGCCAAGAACATCGTCAAATACCGGGATGATAACGGCGCCTTCAAGAACCGCAAAACGCTGCTGAAGGTGCCCCGGCTGGGGCCAAAAGCTTTCGAGCAGGCGGCCGGCTTTCTGCGCATCAGAGGCGGCGCCGATCCTCTGGACAACTCGGCGGTTCATCCCGAAAGCTATTCCATAGTCAAACAGATGGCCCAGGATATCAAGGTCAAAGTGGACCAGTTGGTGGGCAATGCCTTATTTGCGGAAAAAATTGATTTGAAGAAATACATGACCGATACGGTCGGCCTGCCCACTTTGACCGACATCCTGTCGGAGCTCAAGAAACCGGGCCGCGACCCCCGCCAAAAGTTCGAACTGGCCAACTTTATGGATGGCGTCACCGCGATCAGCCACCTGAAGCCCGGTATGATGCTGGAGGGCGTGGTCACCAATGTGGCCAATTTCGGAGCCTTTATTGATATCGGCGTGCACCAGGACGGCCTGGTGCACATCTCCCAGCTGGCCAACAAATATGTCCGGGACCCCAAGGAGGTGGTCAAGGTG
This genomic interval carries:
- a CDS encoding RNA-binding transcriptional accessory protein, which translates into the protein MLNELQITRVITSELGLQVFQVSNTLELFNQGATVPFIARYRKERTGLLDEVQIRNIRDRFDYIKELEERRDAILKSIEEQGKLSEGLKAKIEACLVKQELEDLYLPYKPKRKTKGMAAKEKGLEPLAVELWLQGESIVPEKLAQKYINPELGISNIKEALEGAKYIISELIADDAEVRKFIREITLARGILTSRVKEDFREQKTKFNQYYDFKEPLKSIPSHRFLAIIRGENEEVLTAGLEAPAVEIDEYLLKKFLRNGSYAQAVFLTEVIGFAYRVYLSSSIEVELRSEIKEKSDIEAIKVFAENLRNLLLAPPAGSRAIMGIDPGLRTGCKIAVLDDTGKFLEYATVFPHGSARQRQEAGATLAALAQKYKMELAAIGNGTASRETDAFVREMIQGNQEVKLQPVVVSESGASVYSASDLAREEFPDLDVSVRGAISIARRLQDPLAELVKIDPKSIGVGQYQHDVNQPKLRQALHETVESCVNFVGVDLNTASYSLLAYVSGLSQAMAKNIVKYRDDNGAFKNRKTLLKVPRLGPKAFEQAAGFLRIRGGADPLDNSAVHPESYSIVKQMAQDIKVKVDQLVGNALFAEKIDLKKYMTDTVGLPTLTDILSELKKPGRDPRQKFELANFMDGVTAISHLKPGMMLEGVVTNVANFGAFIDIGVHQDGLVHISQLANKYVRDPKEVVKVGQKVKVKVLEVELERKRIALSMKEGNQDNPAH